The Actinosynnema mirum DSM 43827 genomic interval CGGCCCGCCGGGCGTCGTGCGAGTCCTCGATCGTGCAGCACCCGCGCGACCCGGTGCGCAGCGTCCCCGGCTTCGCCGACAGCGCCAGGTGCACCCCGGTCACGTCGTGCCCGGCCTCGACGGCGCGCGCCGCCGCCACGGCCGAGTCGACCCCGCCGCTCATCGCCGCGAGCACCCGCATCCCCGTCACACCTCCGCCTTGTGCCTGCGCATCCCCGCGATGCCCGCCGAGCGGGCCCGCTCCACGACCGGTCCGATGACGCCCGCCAGCTCGCGCACCTCGGCCTCGGTCGACGTCCAGCCGAGCGTGAACCGCAGCGACCCGCGCGCCAGCACCGGGTCGACGCCCATGGCCAGCAGCACGTGGCTGGGCTGGGCGACCCCGGCCGTGCAGGCCGAGCCGGTCGAGCACTCCACGCCCTTGGCGTCCAGCAGCATCAGCAGGCTGTCGCCCTCGCAGCCGGGGAACGTCAGGTGCGCGTGCCCCGGAAGCCCGTCCTCGGGGTCGCCGTTGACGACCACGTCCGGCACCACCGCGCGCACCGCGCCGACCAGCTGGTCCCGCAGCGCCCGCAGCCTCGCCGCCGACGCCTCCCGCCGCTCCACCGCGTGCCGCACCGCCACCGCGAACGCCGCGATCGCGGGCACGTCCAGCGTCCCGGACCGCACGTCCCGCTCCTGCCCGCCGCCGTGCAGCAGCGGGGTGACGCCGACCTGCCTCCCGAGCAGCAGCGCGCCGATCCCGTACGGGGCGCCGATCTTGTGCCCGCTGACCGTGAGCGCCCCCGCGCCGCTGTCCGCGAACGAGACCGGTACCGCGCCGACCGCCTGCACGGCGTCGGTGTGCAGCGGAACCCCGAACCCGGCGGCGGCGGCGGACAGCTCGGCGACCGGGTTGACCGTGCCGACCTCGTTGTTCGCCCACATCGTGGTGACCAGCGCGACGTCCTCGCCCAGCACCGCCCGCAGCGCGTCGGGCGTGATCCGCCCGGCCGCGTCGGGCTCGACCAGGGTGACCTCGGCGCCCTCGTGCTCGGCCAGCCAGTCGACCGCGTCCAGCACCGCGTGGTGCTCCACGGCCCCGGCCACGACCCGGTTGCGGCCCTCGCGCCGCCGCGCCCAGTAGGCGCCCTTGACGGCCAGGTTGTCGCTCTCCGTGCCACCGGCGGTGAACAGCACCTCGGACGGCTTCGCGCCGAGCGCGTCGGCGATGTCCTCGCGCGCCTCCTCGACCAGCCTGCGCGCCCTGCGCCCCGAGGTGTGCAGCGACGAGGCGTTGCCCGTGCGGGACAACGCCTCGGTCAGCGCCGCGATCGCCTCGGGGAGGACGGGTGTCGTGGCGGCGTGGTCGAAGTAGGCCATCAGTCGTCCAGGGTAGCCCGGCAGCGCGGTCCGGTGAGCACGGCACCGAGCACCGCGAGACCGGCCATGAGCAGGTCCAGGGGGATGACGGCGGTGGTCAGGTCCGGTGCGGCGGCGAGCACGACGCCGCCGAGGCCGACCAGCAGGGCCGAACCGAGCATGTCGCTCACCTGCAGGGCCGAGGAGTTGAAGCCCCGGTCGGAGTCGGTGGACGCGGCGAGGGTGAGCACGCTCAGGCTGGACATGGCCATGCCGACCCCGAGCCCGGCGACGCCCCACAGCACGGAGGTCAGCCACGCGGGCCCCCAGCTCGGTGCGATGAGGGTCACGGAGGCGATGCCTGTGGCGCTGACGGTGAAGCCCCAGCGCACCAGGGTCTCGCGCGGGATGTCCGGGCGGCGGGACTGCCACATGGACGCGGCGGACCAGCCGATGGCGCTGAGCGTGAGCGGGATGCCCGCGGCGGTGGCCGAGTAGCCGTGCACGGTGGTCAGGGTGAGCGGGATGAACGCCTCGACGGCGAAGAACGTGCCCGCGAGCAGGCCCCTGGCCAGGATCGTGACGGGCAGGCCGCGCCGGGCGGTGAGCGTGCCCTTGGGCAGCAGGACGCGCAGCGACGGCGCCAGCACGGCCAGCGAGGCGGCGCCGAGCGCGAGGCTGGCCCAGCCGGGGTGCTGCGCGGCCCAGCTGAGCCCGGCGACGCCGCCGCCCGCGCCGAACGCGGCCAGCGGCAGCCCTCGGCGGGCGGGCTCCTCGCCCCGGTGCGGCGGCAGCGCGCGCAGCACCGGCAGGACCAGCGCGAACCCGATCGCGACCAGCGGGACCAGGCCGAGGAACACCCACCGCCAGCTCAGGTTCTCGGTGAGCCAGCCCGCGACGGCGGGCCCGACGAGCGAGGGCACCACCCAGGCGGCGGACAGCGCGCCGAACACGGCGGGCCGCAGCCGCTCCGGGTAGACCAGGCCGATCAGGACGTAGACGGCCACGATCTGGGCGCCCGCGCCGAGGCCCTGGAGCACCCGACCGGCCATCAGCAGGGTCATGTCCTGGGCGATCCCGGCGACGGCGAGCCCGACGACGAACAGGGCGGGGCCGACGAGCAGCGGCAGGCGCGGGCCGATCCGGTCGCAGACCCGGCCGGACAGCACGACCGCGACGACGCTGGCGGCCTGGAACCCGAGGAACGGCCACGAGTAGAACGCCTGGCCGTCGAGGTCGGCGACCATGCGGGGCATCGCGGTGCTGACGCCCATGGCCTCGAACGCGAGCAGGGTGATCAGCAGGACCATGCCGGTGACGGGGCCCCGGTTCTCGGGGGCCCACAGACCGGGTTCGGTGGTGGTGGCGGCGGACTTGGCCCCGGTGGCGGCCCCGGTGGCGTCCTCGGTGGCGTCCTCGGAGGCCCCGGTGGTGGTCGCGGAGGCGGCACCCGGT includes:
- a CDS encoding MFS transporter, which translates into the protein MGRVTPRDTRPDGDPHDLPATALGAAADASAAARGSAGPGAASATTTGASEDATEDATGAATGAKSAATTTEPGLWAPENRGPVTGMVLLITLLAFEAMGVSTAMPRMVADLDGQAFYSWPFLGFQAASVVAVVLSGRVCDRIGPRLPLLVGPALFVVGLAVAGIAQDMTLLMAGRVLQGLGAGAQIVAVYVLIGLVYPERLRPAVFGALSAAWVVPSLVGPAVAGWLTENLSWRWVFLGLVPLVAIGFALVLPVLRALPPHRGEEPARRGLPLAAFGAGGGVAGLSWAAQHPGWASLALGAASLAVLAPSLRVLLPKGTLTARRGLPVTILARGLLAGTFFAVEAFIPLTLTTVHGYSATAAGIPLTLSAIGWSAASMWQSRRPDIPRETLVRWGFTVSATGIASVTLIAPSWGPAWLTSVLWGVAGLGVGMAMSSLSVLTLAASTDSDRGFNSSALQVSDMLGSALLVGLGGVVLAAAPDLTTAVIPLDLLMAGLAVLGAVLTGPRCRATLDD
- a CDS encoding cysteine desulfurase family protein, coding for MAYFDHAATTPVLPEAIAALTEALSRTGNASSLHTSGRRARRLVEEAREDIADALGAKPSEVLFTAGGTESDNLAVKGAYWARRREGRNRVVAGAVEHHAVLDAVDWLAEHEGAEVTLVEPDAAGRITPDALRAVLGEDVALVTTMWANNEVGTVNPVAELSAAAAGFGVPLHTDAVQAVGAVPVSFADSGAGALTVSGHKIGAPYGIGALLLGRQVGVTPLLHGGGQERDVRSGTLDVPAIAAFAVAVRHAVERREASAARLRALRDQLVGAVRAVVPDVVVNGDPEDGLPGHAHLTFPGCEGDSLLMLLDAKGVECSTGSACTAGVAQPSHVLLAMGVDPVLARGSLRFTLGWTSTEAEVRELAGVIGPVVERARSAGIAGMRRHKAEV